The genomic DNA AACCGGGAGAGTCGTGGACAGTGAACTGAGAGATTTTTCATAAGCCTCTTCAAGTTGGCTTTCCTCTAGTGTAGAATTAAGAATCGACCTGATTCTAGTCTCATTTTATGTGTGAGTTCTTCAATGCCCGTTTATCTCTACGAAGTCGTCCGCGAAGACAAACAACCTGGGGAACGATTTGAAGTCGTCCAGCGCATGGCTGAAGATCCGCTGACTGCTCATCCAGAAACGGGGGAACCGGTCCGTCGCGTCATTACTGCTCCCGCCATCGGCTCCCGCTGGATGGGCATGAACATGGAACGGAGCGTCAAAGACGATAAAAAACTCAACGACCTCGGCTTTACCAAGTACGAGAAATCCGGGGACGGAAAATACGTCAAAAAATTTGGTCAAGGACCAAACCTGATTTCCAAAGACTAATCACTTGGATGGTGAGTGGCTGGGGTCGAAGCGCAGCGGAGCCCCCAGAATCGCTGATCAATATTGAAGGTCACTGCTTTTTCCGCAAGCGATGCTTGATCTCCGCCACCAGCGAAACATATTCAGACGATTCCCTCAACGCCTCATTCCTTGTCGTCCAGGGAATTGTGACCTCTTCCACAATCTGGCCCGGATGAGCAGACATCAATTTGACTTTCTGGCTCAGAAAAACCGCCTCTCCTAAATGATGCGTCACGAGGACGGTCGCAAAACCAAATTCCTGCTGCCAGCCGATCAGTTCGTCGTTGAGTTGTTCCCGCAAAAAATCATCGACCGCAGCAAAGGGCTCATCCAGCAAAAGCAATTCGGGATCCAGCACCAGAGAACGGGCGACAGCGACGCGCATTTTCATGCCGCCAGAAAGTTGTGTCGGATACTTTTCGTAATCAGCCGGGGAGATGCCCGTTTTGTTGAGCAGCCATTCAATTTTCTCTCGATTGACAGGTTGATTCACCAGTTCGAAGGGGATGGCCATATTACTCAGCACGGTTCGCCAGGGAAGCAGCCGGGCATCTTGAAAGACCATTGCGATTCGACCCGGATTGGCGATTTCCGGCTGATGTAAAATTCGCTGGCCTGCATTCTCAGGCAGCAACCCTGCAATCACACGTAACAACGTCGACTTTCCACAACCTGAGGGGCCGACAATTCCAAACGATTCTCCTGCGGAAATGCTCAGATCAATTCCCTGCAGCGTATTCGCGGCATTGTTCTTGAAGCGAACATCAATACCACGGAGTTCGAGCAGTAATTTCGATCCGCCAGCTTCATCCGTCATGAGAGTCGTTCCTGCCCCCAGCGACGAGCCAGTTCGACGAGGACCATCTTAGCCGACTCCATTTCGATTTCACTGGTCCACTCCAGCGGACTGTGGGGGTTATGTTGTCCGGACGACAAATTCGGCGTCGGCAAACCAGCTGCTGTCATCAGAGAACCGTCGGTTCCGCCGCGAATGATATCCTGATGCGGTTCCAGACCGGCTGCAGCCGTTGCTTCAATGGCAAACGGCAATGCTCGTGGTTCTTTCTCAAGACCATCTCGCATGTTGCGATACTGTTCTTTGATCTGCACTTCGATTTCCGCTTTGGGGTATTCGCAGCGAAGGGATTCCGCAATCGATTCGAGCAGTTTCGCCTGAGCGTGAAGATTCTCAGTTTCGAAATCTCGCAAGATAATGCGAGCAGAGGCTTCGGCTACGCCTCCCGAAATGTGATACGGATGCATGAAACCCTCACGATCATCCGTTGTTTCCGGGCTGAGTGTCAGCTGAGGTATCCGATCAATAAAGGCAGACAGGATGCGAATCGCATTCACCATCGCCCCTTTTCCCACAGAAGGATGCGTATTGATGCCTCTAACAATGATTGTCGCCTGATCTGCAGAAAATGTTTCGGAGTCGATTCGACCACGCCCATCGCTATCGAGCGTGTAGGCGCACACTGAGCCAAGAGCGTCGAAATCCATATTCTCAATCCCACGGCCGATCTCCTCATCGACTGTAAAGCAGACTCGAACAGGCCCGTGCGGAATCTCAGGATGCTCAATCAGATATTCGACAGCCGCCATGATGACCGCAATTCCCGATTTATCATCTGCACCAAGCAAAGTCGTTCCATCGGTCGTGATGATCGATTCCCCAACCAGTTGCGACAACTCGGGATTCTCACTTACTTTCAGGATTTTGGACGGATCGCCCGGCAGCACGATGTCCTCGCCATCGTACTCTTCATGCACAATTGGATTGACATTCGTGCCGGAATACTCGGGAGACGTATCGACATGAGCAACCCAGGCAATCGTCGGGACTTTCTCAGAAATGTTACTTGGCAATGTCGCCAGCACGATACCATGAGGACTGAGCGAAACATCCTTCAGGCCAAGTTCCCGGCACTCCTGCTCCAGCAATCGGGACAGATCCAATTGCTTTTCGGTACTCGGCGCAGAAGGAGAAGTTTCATCCGACTGAGTATCGATACAAACGTAAGTCAGAAAACGTTCCAGAAGTGTCGGCATAATTAATTCCGTAAGTGTTAAATCCAGAGAATGACACGATCTTTGATGGAGTCGGGCAACTTTTTCATAACGGCTTTTTTCAGATGCGATGTGTGATATCGCGTGCTGAAGTGGCAGAGGATAATCATCTCATTATTGAACTTCTCTGCTCGATCGATAATGTCATCCAGGTGCGTATGACCGAATTTGTGAATCTTCGATTTACGATGTTCGGGGCGGAAGAACGTCATTTCCGTGATCAGGATTTTTGCATTGTAAACATCTTCGCAATTATCGAGACCGACAGGAGCCGTGTCCCCCATGTACGCAACCAAGGGATATCGAGTTTCGTGCGTAACATCGGTTCCCGACATGCGAATGTCGCGAATTTCATCGCCAGCCAGCCCCTGATACTCTGGTTTCAATTTTCTGCGGCGGTCCCAAATGATGTAGCCGACTGAAGGCACCGTATGCTTCGTCTGCACGACGGTGGCAACATGCTCGCGGCTCAGTTCGATTTCATCGCCCGCCTGGACACCAATCAAATTGCAAAGCATCCGACCACGATCCAGCTTTTGCCAGGCTCGCAGAAGGCGCTCGGTATCTTCCTGTACTTCGGCGGGAACATAAATGGTCGGAGGCTCCATTTTCATCATGCGGCGCCGGGCAACAAACGGAGGCAGAGCCGCCATGTGATCCAAATGAGCATGAGAAATGAAGTAAGTCGGCGTCCCCATAAACGACCACGGACTGCCACCCAGATCGAATCCGATTTTCAGCTCGGGAATCCGCCAGTAACTTTGCACCGCTGCCCGCGAATAACCCTCGACGGTCATACCCGCATGCGTGACCGTACGAAGTGGAAGATTATTGACAACCGTTTCCAGTTCGGTCATGTCATCAAGAGCGGGATTTTCGTCCATGGGAGTGACTTGAGTTGATGTATCGGTTCCGCAGAGCGGGCCAGAAATATTTTGATAGGCGAGCCGAGTCAGTCATGACTCGGGTAGGTGGATTAATCAATAACATTTTTCAGGACGACCGCACAATAATCGTGAAAAAACCCGAGTCATGACTGACTCGGCTCGCCTGAAAATGCCCTGGAATCTACCCAGTGAATATCACTACTTTACGGAGAGGCTGACTCGTCGGCAACCGATTGCAGTTTGAACAGTCCAATCCATTTCGTCAAAGGCCCAGCTATTCCGATTCTCCTCCACTCGTCGTGGCCGCATAGACCAGAGCAACATCTTCATGAGTCAAGCCAAGGGACGCTCGAAATCGGTCTAAAGCCGCAAAGATATCGATGAAAATCATATTCAGGCAGGGCACAATGATTAATGTCAATGCGGTGGCAAAAATCAATCCATAAGTTAACGTGACGGCCATTGGAATCAGGAATTTCGCCTGAAAACTTGTCTCAAACATCAGCGGAGTCAACCCGGCTGCCGTGGTAAGAGTTGTCAGAAGAATCGCGCGGAGTCGAAGTTTTGCTCCCATCACATTGGCTTCGAGGGGATCTATTCCGCGTTTCAATCGCGTATTGATAAAGTCGACCAGTACCAGCGAATCATTTACCAGGATTCCCGAGAGCGCCAGGAAACCGATACAGCTCAGAATTGTAATCGGATTCCCGGTGATCCAGTGTCCAATAATCGCACCCAGAATTCCGAACGGAATGGCAGACATCACAACCAGTGGTTGGAAGTATGATTTGAACAGCCCGGCCAGCATCATATAAATCATCAGGAATGCAGCTGGCATCGCCAGTCCGAGACTGCTGAACGACTTCTGTTGTTCTTCGGTTGTACCGGAAAAGTCAATGATGATGCCGGGATGTTCCCGCAGCATTCTGGGAACAAAATCGGATTGAAACTGCGTCATCACCGCATTCGCATTATTGGCAGTTGCATCCACGTCGCCGTAAATGGAGATCGAACGACGTTGCTGAGAACGATGAATACTCGTGTAACTTCGCGTTTCTTTCAGTTCGGCCACCTCAGAAATCGGAATCCAACGAAAACCTGCTTCATCATTCATCGCGACAGCATTGAGAGGATTGACCGGTCGAGGTATTCGCAGAGCCTCCAGATTGTAAACCTCGGACCGAAACTCTTCGGGCAATCGAACCATGATTTTGACATCCTCCCGATTCCGCGTCACCCGACGGGCTTCGACGCCATACAACGCATGTCGGACAAAGCCACCCAGTTCATTGACGGTAATACCTGTTGAGCGAGCCGAGGGGAGCAGTCGCAATTGAACTTCGCGTTTGCCGATATCGTAATCGTCATCCAGATCGACAACGCCATCATACGATGCCAGTTCATTCTTCATCGCGTTGGTCACTTCGAGTAATTCCTCAAAGTTGTTGCCGGTCACCTTGATTTCAATATCTTTCCCGGCTGGCCCTCCATTCATTGCTTCCCATTTGACGGAATTGACTCCCGAAAGAGTTTCTGTCATTTTGCGAAATGCGACGAGCAGTTCTTCACTGGAACGTAAACCCTTGCGTTCCCGTTCATCCGCTTCCATCAGTTCGACAATCACCTGGCCTAAATGCGATTGCTGACTACCGGCTGAGGCACCCGTGCCACCGAGGTTGATCTGTGATCCAACCGTCGTTTGTATGCTCGTCACCTCAGGGACATCTTTAACAAATTCTGAGATTCGAATCATCGTATCGCGGGTGGTATCAACAACAGTTCCGATGGGTAATTCGACATCGGCGGTAATCGTTTCACTATCCATTTTCTGTATGAATACGAACGGAACGATGCCGCCAATCACTAAGCCGAGCGACATCATCACCATCGCCATTGCTGCGGCAATAGTAACGTATCTCCATTTCATGGCGCCTCGCAGAATTGTTTCGTAAACACGCATCAACACATTCTGCATGATGCGTTCCTGAAACGCTTCTACTTTCGACCAGATGCGTCCAATGCCGGATTTTGAGAGTTTTTCCTCATGCTTTTTGTGGTCGGGCTTTTTTAAATGCTTCAAGTGCGCAGGCAGAATTAACAGCGCTTCGATGAGAGAAACGGAGAGAGCCGCCAGAACCACGAGGGGAAGTTCCCGCATGAAGTCGCCGATCCGGCCTTTGATAAATAGCAGAGGAGCAAACCCGGCAATGGTTGTAGAGACCGCGACAATCACAGGCCACATCACCTCCTCGGCTCCCTTCACCGCCGCCTCCGTCGGCTCCTCACCTTCTTCGACGTGTCGAAAGATATTTTCGCCAATCACAATCGCATCATCGACGATGATTCCCAGGACGATAATCAGCCCGAACATCGACAGCAGATTGATCGACACACCGAACAGCCACATCACCAGGAATGTGCCCATAAAGGAAATCGGCAACCCCATCCCCGCCCAGAACGCAACCCGCCAGTTCAGGAAGAGAATCAAAGAAATGAGAACAAGGACAAGACCAGACATGCCGTTTCGAGTCATTAGGTCAAGGCGACCACGAATGAATCGAGAGAGATCACCATGCATGGCAATCTCATAATTGTGCGAAAACGGATTCTCATAGCTGTGGTCATAAATCGCCTGAGGATCCGGGCGGCCACTGATTGTATTAATAAACTTGGAAAATTGTGCAATGGCAATCGCGAAAGGGCGGGTTAACCAAGGTTGTTTCGCAGCGGCCTGCATACCATAGGCATCAAACTCCTCACGCTGCTTTCCTTTCACAAACGCACGTACCAGATTCGCAATTTGAATCGCATCCTGAGACTTAGTCTTTTGGATAATCAGCGTGACCGAAGGCTTCCCTTCGAAGTAACTTTCGATATCGACATCGACAAAATCATCTCGAATCTCGGCCACATCGCGCAGATAGATTTTCTTTCCACTCGGCGTATTCTTGACGACAATATCGCCCAGTTCGCTCCCCTCAATTTCTTCGCCTAGCGTGCGAACATTCACATTCGCACGCGGCCCTTTCAGATTTCCAGCCGAAACATCCAGATTGGACGCACGAATAGCCGCGGCGACTTCTTCAAGTGTTAAGTCATACTCAAATAGCATCAGCGGGCGAACTTCAACACTGATTTCATCATCCCGAATCCCGGAAATCGTGATATCACTCACCCCCGGCAATTCGAGCAGTTCATCCCGCAAATCGCGAGCCGCTTTCTTCAGGCTCGCTTCGCTTCCCTCGCCAAACAGGGAGACCGAGAGGACAGGCAGCATCGGTTCAACATTGCGAACGGTGATCGTTTCAATATCGTCCGGCAACTCATTATTAATAGCCCGGACTTCCGCATCAATTTCGTCGCGAACTGTGTCGATATCATCGACTTCGTTGTAGAGAGTCGCGACAGTCTGGCTCATGCCTTCCTGAACGGTCGATTCGACTTTTTCAATATCCTCGAGATCTCGAATCGCTTCTTCGATTTTAATCGTGACCGCTTTCTCCAGTTCATCCGGCTGGACAGCTGGATAGACAACCGAAATCATCACCTGATCCGGCCTCGTTTCCGGAAACATCTCCCGCACCAGCGTGAACGCGAGAGCAGTCCCGGCAAACAGCAGCAGGAGCATCAACATATTGACGAGAACGGAATTGTTGACACTGAAACGTGGTAACGACATCGGAAAACGATCTGCCTGAGAGAATTTTAAAAAGTAAGCGGATTGATGACTCTGTCAAAGTTTAGACCGAAGCCCCATGAATGAACAGATTACTTAGAGGAGCTTCCCGGCAATTGCGTTCGTGATGGATCACGATACACTGATGTGAGACCGATGCGGTCTCCGAGTTTAACCACTTGCAGGTGATTAACCTGTTGTCCCGTGTTCAGGAAATGATTGATGTCTCTATTTACAATGCGTGTCTCTGTTTTTGCTTTGTTGATGTTTGTTGCGACTGGAGCGAGTGTTTCGGCTGAAGATGCCAAGTGGATCTCTTTATTTGATGGTAAAACACTCGAAGGTTGGAAAAAAGTTGGCAAAGAGACCAGTCACTGGAAAGTGATTGACGGAGCAATCAGTGGTTCCGGAGATGCCTCGATGCTCGTGACGACGACAGGCCCCTACAAAAACTTTCACTATCGAGCCGAAGTGAAAATCAATGACGGCGGCAACTCCGGCATGTATTTCCGAACCACCGCTCAACCTGGGTTTTCCAATGGATACGAAGCCCAAATCGACAGCACCCACCGCGATCCCATCCGCACCGGCTCAATTTATGGCATGTGTCACGTTTACCAGCAGCATGTGAAACCGGATACCTGGTTCACATACGAAGTGGAAGTTCGCGATGATGTCTGGCGTGGTCGCGAAATGACGCGTATCAAAATCACAATCGATGGTAACGAACTCTACGAATATCTCGACTTCGACAAAACCTTCAAAGAAGGCCACTTCGCATTCCAGCAACATGACCCCGGCAGCAAAGTCGACATCCGCAAGGTCGAAGTCCAGCCTCTAGCGGACTGATTGCAGAATCGATCGACCGCAATTCTTTTAAAATTTTGGACACTGTGCCCACCGAGGCGAGCGTTTTTCTGATGATGACGATCATGACGTCATTGAATGGATTACACTGGTCTCGGAGTTATTGAATACAGGCTCGAAAGTTGGTGCTGTGCACCCTTTAGTACCCTGTGCAATTGCGTTTATCCCAAAAAAACCTCGGCCCTCCCGAAGGAAGGCCGAGGCTGTACTCGCGCGGGACTAACGTCCTGCGTTGATAACCTCGTTTCGGATCGAAGCAGAAGCCCGTTGAAAGAATTCCAACTCATCGGCAGAGGAGTCAGAATTCCGAAATTCTACTTGAAGGTGATCCTGACGAGACGGTGGCACTCGGGCAACAGCCCGCCGACCGTCCGCCCGTGTTAAGCGGTGCCACCTCTCTGGCTACAACAACAGTCACTTGTCACAAAACCACCTCCTCTCTATAAATCGAATCAATCGCTTCGGCCGACAAGCCAATCAGCCTCTTCGCGACGAATTGTCCTGCCACGTCGCGTTCAACGCGGCCCATGTACTGAGATTCTTGCACCCGGAACCAACTCTGACAATACGGATTCTGGAAGAAAATCGAAAAACTCGTTCAATCCAAAAAAACGACTGGACATCGCTGCCCCCCGGATGCAATCACCACGGCACTGACACAGGACATTTCCGGAGGTTCGCAATAAAAAACGCCGGACTTATTTTCGATATCCAAATTTGTCATCAATACCCAAAGTTAAGCAAGGGTGGCGGTGGCGATCTCGAAGACAAGTCCCCGAACATACGACCTTCGGTGGCTTCCACTAAAGCAGAGCGCCCCAGCCACCCATTGTTGGATTGTTTCAGGCCACTACGGTCAGATCATTAACCGGCAACGTAAACAGAATGAGGATGAATCCTCACGGGGCTCACATTCGATCCTGGTTATAACGTGTGGAAGTAATAACCGTATATTTTGGTGCTGATCATCCATCATCTTCTGATACAATCAATTCATGACAAACGCATCCGAGCCGGAAAACTCAGCCGACGACAAACCGACGTCACCCTTCATCGAGGCAATGCGGACGATTTCTCACGTCACGACGGCTGTCGCACTCATGCTGATTTTTGGCGGAATTGGCTATGCGATTGACCGGTGGCTGGCAATCACGTTCTTTGCTCTGCTTGGTTTTGGTGGAGGAGCAGTGCTCGGCATTCAGTATCTTATTCGGATGACGTCGGATCGTTAGGAGTCGGGACTGGAGCCGTGGCATGTTTGGGACCAATGGGTAAATCGTCAGTCGGGTGCGCTAATGTTTGAATTCGCTCGACAGTTGGATGATGCAGAATTAAACCAGCCGATTCGACATAAGCCCCCAGGTGTCCACAGGAAAATGATTCATCAGCCAAGCTCAATAACACATGATGGTCGAGTGAAAATTCGATGTAATTATTGACCACCAGCAAGCTGATCTCGAAATCCATCGCATCCGTGTTTCGCCAGTATGCAGCCTGCAATAGTCTGTAAGCAAAGGCTTCCTGAGAACCATGTTCGTTCCGATGCCCCCAGGATCGTAACTGGGCGACACCTTTCAACAAATCCAGTGAGAGGTAATAACCATCACTGGATTCGGGATCGATGCGAAACAGAAAACCGCACTTACCCTCACCGGAGAGACGGATTTTTGTCTTGAAGCGGAAACAGTCAAAGACGGGCGAAAACAGGAATCCCTGAAAGCCGGCATTGGAGCGGAGTTCGTAATCCTGTACTTCCGGATGATAGGTGACCGAACTGTTTTCGTGATGATACAGCAGCGCAATTGGGTTGAGTTGCGGGGGTTTGAGCATTGCTTCGACGATGTCATCAAACGCTTCAATCGTCTGCATTGCCAGGCGACCATCGGGACGCTGGACAATTCGCTTCGGGGGCGGCATCAGATTTTTTCGATTACGAATGGAAGAATCAGCCGTATAAAAGTTCCACAGGAGTGGCCCCTGGTCATCATAACTGACTCGCCCCGCATAATTCCCTCCGGCCAGCAGCACGTTTTCATAATAGTTGTTCCAAGGCCCCTTCAAATCATCAGCATACCAGTAACGGATTTTCGCATCTTCGCGAATGCTGCCGATTAGATAATAACGCTGACCGAATTTGATGATATTTGGAACTTCAATGTCATCGTATTGCCCCGGATGATGAAGCGGTGGGAGGACTTCGAATTCGTTGGGAGTTGTTTCTTTGGCGATCCCGACGCAGCCTCTGCGGATTGTAGGGCCATACGGAACACGGGAAGCGGTCAACAAATACCCTTCGTCATTGTCCCGGAAATAATAAGGATCGCGAAAACTGACCCAGGCATGGTCGTGAGCGGGTTCGGATTCGTAGTAAGGCGAAGTTGAGCACAGGGGCTGAAACGGTTTGCAGTTCATATTTTCCGGCAAATGGAATTTCTTGTCCGAGATTTTATGCCACTCAATCAGATCACAACTTCGAGCCAGGCCGATTCGCTGAATCTTTCCCTCATCTTTCAGGGAAATGCCCGTATAAAACATCCGCCACCAGCCCACCTCATGAGGATCCGGACTGACGTGCATCGTCCAGAGCATGTAGTCGTCCCAGGAACCGGGATCGCTAATAAAAATCGCATTCTGGATTCGCTTCCAGTTCAGGCCATCTTTACTGATCGCGTGCGCGATAAAATCGTGGTTCGGCAACACGAGATGGAACAGGTGATAAATGCCATCGTGCCACAGCACATCGACATCACCCATGGTTTTGAACGTGGAAGCAAAGCTGTTGTACATTGTGAAAGACGAGTGATTAGAGGTGAGTAGTGAGAGTTGGGTGATTGATCGCCAGTTGATTCTCAACATCCCATGAAAGTCTCGTGAATTCCCGGAGAGATCAGGTTAAGAAGTGAGAAAGGATTTGAAAACCCTCTTCCCAAAGAGAGGAAGTTGACTTATAATGAACGATCGTGCATTTTTCTTTCACTCAAGTTTGGATATCATACAAGTCTTATGGGCAATATGAATCAATTTCAAATCGGTGATCCTGTCATTTACATGATGACAAAACAGTCATCCCATCCGACTTTACGCGCGACGAAAGTGAGCCCGAGTGCTCACGGTGATGAGTATAACTACGTCGTCGAAAAGTTCTGGGTGGTCAGTGATTTTACCGAAGAAGGAAATTTGATCGTCCAGACCCGCCGCGGAAAAATCCGCGAGCTTTCAAAGACGGATCCAAACTTGAAGCGTGCCAACTGGTGGCATCGCTGGTTATACCGCGATCGATTCCCGGAAATTGACACGGAAAAATCCGAGCAACTCAGTGCCTGACTGTTGAAATGCAGTTGATCGATTTCGACTGCTGTACCATGCAGACCGCTAATTACAAGCACGAAACCTCAGTTAGTCTTTTCCAGCGTGTGCAACTCCTGCTGATGCACGTGAGGCAATCGCAACTGGCCGCAGGCGGCATCGATATCTGCCCCTTTTCGCTTGCGAATTGTTGCCGTGATTCCTGACTGTTCAAGAATATGGACGAATTCACGAGCAGTCTCTTGAGTCGAGCCGTGGATCGACAATTGACTGATAGCATTCATCGGAATCAGATTCACCAAAGCCTGACGTCCCCGCAGCAGTTGAGCCAGTTCTCGGGCATGAGCAATCGAATCATTTTTGCCAGCCAGTAGCACGTATTCAAAGGTCACACGACGACCTGTGATATCGAAGAAGTCGTCGGCGGCATCGAGAATGGATTTGATACCAATGTTCTTGTTGACAGGCACAATCTCGTTTCGCAGTTGATCATTCGGGGCATGCAGTGAAACCGCCAGACTGTAGCGTTTTCCTGCGTTTGCCAGTTGGCGAATTTTTTCCGGTAAACCAACTGTCGAAACAGTCACGCGTCGAGTCCCCATATTCCAGCCAATCGGCTCATGAAGTCGATCGAGAGCAGGCAAAAGATTCGGCAGATTGGCCAGTGGTTCGCCGATTCCCATCACAACAACATTCGTCAATTGCTCATCGTCATCCTGCAGATGCACCATGCGTGCAATTTGCTCAACGATTTCAGCCGTCGTGAGATTGCGCGTCAACCCCGCCAATCCACTTGCGCAGAAGACACATCCCATCGCACAACCGACTTGTGTGCTGATACAAATCGTATTCCGCTTCGGCTCCCGCATCAGTACACATTCCACAAATTCGCCATCGCGATATTTGAGAAGCAGTTTTTCGGTACGATCCGAGGCGATCTGATGCGATTCAATTTCGCTCTGAAAGAACACGAATTCCTGTGAGAGTTGCTCGCGGAGCGATTCTGGAATGTCGGTCATTTCAGCAAACGAGCGAGCACGTCGCTGATAAACCCAGCGGAAAATCTGCTCGGCTCGGAATTTGCGAATCTCACGCTCTGCACACCACGCCTGAAGCTCGGCATAGGAAAGCGAATAAATAGTGGGAAGTGGGGCAATCATGAACAATCCAGAGTGATAAAGTCGTTAACCTCCTGAATTGTGCCCACAGCCCTGCATAACTTCAAGAGCCGAACGGATTGTTTGCCTGATTCCCCGTTAAAACACTTTGAAATGACCAGAAATCCCGTAGGACAGGCTTACTGCCTGTCAGAATTCGACATCGTTCTATTAAACAGGCTGTGGAAGCCTGTCTAATATTTCGTGTCACTTACTGCCCGCTAAATGTTTGACCTCGCAGGGAATCGTCTTCGGTCACGTCTTGAGGTTCTTCCAAAGCGCCTGTCAGCAGAAGTCCATCCAGTTTCGCTTGGGCTTGAGCCAGTTCTTTCCGGGCCGCAATGGCTTTGAATCGGGCATCCAGATAAGATTTGCGAATGACGAGGATCTGCAGGAAGCCGAGCTCTCCCTGGTCGTAGGCTTCGCTGGAAAGCTGGAGGGCTTCATTGGTTTGCGGCAGAATTTCATTATCGTAACGATTCACCGTTACGCGAGCCCCTTCGTATTGCTGGATCACACGTGCCAGTCGCGCTTTGATATCGCAGCGAATGCGGGTCACATTATTGGTGGCTCGACAATACTCTGCATATGCAGCGGAAATATTGCCCCGGTTCTTATTATAGATGGGGATCGGACCACCAATTTGGAGGTTGATTAAACCAGAATTCGTCGCATTATCGAAGCCGGCTCCAATTTGAGCGGTAATATTAGGAATCGCCTGAACTTCCTGCCGACTCAACTTGGCGCGTGCCTGAGCGACTCGCTGCTTCGCAGTGGCCAACTCTGGACTGTTGCACATAATCATTTCATAAAGACTGCACTCATTCAAAGAATGTGCGGAAATGTTTGATGGCGGAAGTAACTCAGCCTGACCCAGACAGGGCAGACCAACCAGTGCCGTCAATTCCATCCAGGCCGTTTCATAAGCGATACGAGCTTTCTG from Rubinisphaera italica includes the following:
- a CDS encoding FmdB family zinc ribbon protein, with protein sequence MPVYLYEVVREDKQPGERFEVVQRMAEDPLTAHPETGEPVRRVITAPAIGSRWMGMNMERSVKDDKKLNDLGFTKYEKSGDGKYVKKFGQGPNLISKD
- a CDS encoding ABC transporter ATP-binding protein, which translates into the protein MTDEAGGSKLLLELRGIDVRFKNNAANTLQGIDLSISAGESFGIVGPSGCGKSTLLRVIAGLLPENAGQRILHQPEIANPGRIAMVFQDARLLPWRTVLSNMAIPFELVNQPVNREKIEWLLNKTGISPADYEKYPTQLSGGMKMRVAVARSLVLDPELLLLDEPFAAVDDFLREQLNDELIGWQQEFGFATVLVTHHLGEAVFLSQKVKLMSAHPGQIVEEVTIPWTTRNEALRESSEYVSLVAEIKHRLRKKQ
- the pepT gene encoding peptidase T, whose amino-acid sequence is MPTLLERFLTYVCIDTQSDETSPSAPSTEKQLDLSRLLEQECRELGLKDVSLSPHGIVLATLPSNISEKVPTIAWVAHVDTSPEYSGTNVNPIVHEEYDGEDIVLPGDPSKILKVSENPELSQLVGESIITTDGTTLLGADDKSGIAVIMAAVEYLIEHPEIPHGPVRVCFTVDEEIGRGIENMDFDALGSVCAYTLDSDGRGRIDSETFSADQATIIVRGINTHPSVGKGAMVNAIRILSAFIDRIPQLTLSPETTDDREGFMHPYHISGGVAEASARIILRDFETENLHAQAKLLESIAESLRCEYPKAEIEVQIKEQYRNMRDGLEKEPRALPFAIEATAAAGLEPHQDIIRGGTDGSLMTAAGLPTPNLSSGQHNPHSPLEWTSEIEMESAKMVLVELARRWGQERLS
- a CDS encoding MBL fold metallo-hydrolase, coding for MDENPALDDMTELETVVNNLPLRTVTHAGMTVEGYSRAAVQSYWRIPELKIGFDLGGSPWSFMGTPTYFISHAHLDHMAALPPFVARRRMMKMEPPTIYVPAEVQEDTERLLRAWQKLDRGRMLCNLIGVQAGDEIELSREHVATVVQTKHTVPSVGYIIWDRRRKLKPEYQGLAGDEIRDIRMSGTDVTHETRYPLVAYMGDTAPVGLDNCEDVYNAKILITEMTFFRPEHRKSKIHKFGHTHLDDIIDRAEKFNNEMIILCHFSTRYHTSHLKKAVMKKLPDSIKDRVILWI
- a CDS encoding efflux RND transporter permease subunit, with translation MSLPRFSVNNSVLVNMLMLLLLFAGTALAFTLVREMFPETRPDQVMISVVYPAVQPDELEKAVTIKIEEAIRDLEDIEKVESTVQEGMSQTVATLYNEVDDIDTVRDEIDAEVRAINNELPDDIETITVRNVEPMLPVLSVSLFGEGSEASLKKAARDLRDELLELPGVSDITISGIRDDEISVEVRPLMLFEYDLTLEEVAAAIRASNLDVSAGNLKGPRANVNVRTLGEEIEGSELGDIVVKNTPSGKKIYLRDVAEIRDDFVDVDIESYFEGKPSVTLIIQKTKSQDAIQIANLVRAFVKGKQREEFDAYGMQAAAKQPWLTRPFAIAIAQFSKFINTISGRPDPQAIYDHSYENPFSHNYEIAMHGDLSRFIRGRLDLMTRNGMSGLVLVLISLILFLNWRVAFWAGMGLPISFMGTFLVMWLFGVSINLLSMFGLIIVLGIIVDDAIVIGENIFRHVEEGEEPTEAAVKGAEEVMWPVIVAVSTTIAGFAPLLFIKGRIGDFMRELPLVVLAALSVSLIEALLILPAHLKHLKKPDHKKHEEKLSKSGIGRIWSKVEAFQERIMQNVLMRVYETILRGAMKWRYVTIAAAMAMVMMSLGLVIGGIVPFVFIQKMDSETITADVELPIGTVVDTTRDTMIRISEFVKDVPEVTSIQTTVGSQINLGGTGASAGSQQSHLGQVIVELMEADERERKGLRSSEELLVAFRKMTETLSGVNSVKWEAMNGGPAGKDIEIKVTGNNFEELLEVTNAMKNELASYDGVVDLDDDYDIGKREVQLRLLPSARSTGITVNELGGFVRHALYGVEARRVTRNREDVKIMVRLPEEFRSEVYNLEALRIPRPVNPLNAVAMNDEAGFRWIPISEVAELKETRSYTSIHRSQQRRSISIYGDVDATANNANAVMTQFQSDFVPRMLREHPGIIIDFSGTTEEQQKSFSSLGLAMPAAFLMIYMMLAGLFKSYFQPLVVMSAIPFGILGAIIGHWITGNPITILSCIGFLALSGILVNDSLVLVDFINTRLKRGIDPLEANVMGAKLRLRAILLTTLTTAAGLTPLMFETSFQAKFLIPMAVTLTYGLIFATALTLIIVPCLNMIFIDIFAALDRFRASLGLTHEDVALVYAATTSGGESE
- a CDS encoding 3-keto-disaccharide hydrolase, with translation MSLFTMRVSVFALLMFVATGASVSAEDAKWISLFDGKTLEGWKKVGKETSHWKVIDGAISGSGDASMLVTTTGPYKNFHYRAEVKINDGGNSGMYFRTTAQPGFSNGYEAQIDSTHRDPIRTGSIYGMCHVYQQHVKPDTWFTYEVEVRDDVWRGREMTRIKITIDGNELYEYLDFDKTFKEGHFAFQQHDPGSKVDIRKVEVQPLAD